One Enterococcus silesiacus genomic window carries:
- a CDS encoding glycosyl transferase family 1, translating to MKVLLYFEGEKILAKSGIGRALDHQKRALSEVGIEYTLDADCTDYDILHINTYGINSYSMVNKAKKMGKKVIYHAHSTEEDFRNSFIGSNQVSPLVKKYLVSLYTKADYLITPTPYSKDLLQGYGITVPIASISNGIDLNRFKRSEEKEKKFKEYFKINEEQKVIICVGLYFERKGIIDFVELARKFPEYRFIWFGHTPMYSIPRAIRTIVKEEHPVNVEFPGYIKGDIIEGAYSAADLFFFPSYEETEGIVILEALASKQQVLVRDIPVYKGWLEDKVNCYMGKTNEEFEELIKRLVEETIPDTRLAGYRVAKDKSIERIGHELKDVYEKVIDDERSGKKAQIRLEN from the coding sequence GTGAAGGTTTTATTATATTTTGAAGGAGAAAAAATATTGGCAAAGTCTGGAATAGGCCGAGCCTTAGACCATCAGAAACGTGCACTCTCTGAAGTTGGGATTGAATATACATTAGATGCTGATTGTACAGATTATGACATTTTACATATCAATACTTATGGAATCAATAGCTATAGTATGGTAAATAAAGCAAAAAAAATGGGAAAAAAAGTTATTTATCACGCACACTCAACGGAGGAAGATTTCAGAAATTCATTTATTGGATCGAACCAGGTTTCTCCGTTAGTAAAAAAATACTTAGTTAGTCTGTATACTAAAGCAGATTATTTGATTACGCCGACGCCATATTCTAAAGATTTATTACAAGGTTATGGCATTACTGTCCCAATTGCATCAATATCAAATGGAATTGATTTGAATCGATTTAAACGTTCTGAAGAAAAAGAAAAGAAATTTAAAGAATATTTTAAAATCAATGAAGAGCAAAAAGTGATTATTTGTGTAGGCCTTTATTTTGAAAGAAAAGGAATTATTGATTTTGTTGAACTAGCAAGAAAATTCCCTGAATATCGATTTATTTGGTTTGGTCACACACCAATGTATTCTATTCCTAGAGCGATCAGAACGATTGTCAAAGAAGAGCACCCTGTAAATGTAGAATTTCCTGGATACATTAAAGGAGATATCATAGAAGGCGCTTATTCAGCAGCAGATCTCTTTTTCTTTCCGTCTTATGAAGAAACAGAAGGAATCGTTATATTAGAAGCTTTAGCTAGTAAGCAGCAAGTTTTGGTGAGAGATATTCCTGTTTATAAAGGCTGGCTTGAAGATAAAGTAAATTGCTATATGGGAAAGACTAATGAAGAATTTGAAGAGTTAATTAAAAGACTTGTGGAAGAAACAATACCTGATACTCGTCTTGCTGGCTATCGTGTAGCTAAGGATAAAAGTATCGAACGGATTGGTCATGAGTTAAAGGATGTTTATGAGAAAGTTATCGACGATGAACGTTCAGGGAAAAAAGCGCAGATACGTTTAGAAAATTAA
- a CDS encoding general stress protein (induced by heat shock, salt stress, oxidative stress, glucose limitation and oxygen limitation) encodes MEYKIGMILNGTITGLQPYGAFVSLSDTTQGLIHVSEVQAGYTKNIHSLLTVGQKVKVQVIDIDEYSKKISLSLRTLETQIQQPNHRRKKYFTNKNKKIGFDTLEKELPVWTDEAMDKLLEK; translated from the coding sequence ATGGAATACAAGATAGGAATGATTCTTAATGGAACAATCACAGGGTTACAACCCTATGGCGCTTTTGTTTCGTTAAGCGATACAACTCAGGGACTGATCCATGTTTCAGAAGTGCAGGCAGGATACACCAAAAATATTCATAGTTTATTGACAGTTGGCCAAAAAGTTAAAGTACAAGTTATTGATATTGATGAGTACTCAAAAAAAATCAGCTTATCTTTGAGAACATTAGAAACGCAAATTCAGCAACCTAACCACCGACGAAAAAAATACTTTACCAATAAAAATAAGAAAATTGGCTTTGATACGTTAGAAAAAGAGCTCCCAGTATGGACTGATGAGGCAATGGATAAATTGCTTGAGAAATAA
- a CDS encoding aminotransferase class I/II has product MVEFDTVYNRLNTNCIKWDSIEDTYGETDLLPLWIADMDFKANPPVLDALKKTAEQGLLGYSPAPDSLYEAIQAWQKRRHDYAVSKEAILFNSGVVPSLSIAIQAYTKPGDAVLIHDPVYPPFAKVVEQNNRKLVRSSLLIEQGHFVINLEELEKQIIAEDVRLFILCNPHNPGGRVWTKSELEAFGKLCAKYDVLVISDEIHQDLIFAPHVFTTFTNVHPTFKDFSITLTAATKTFNLAGIKNSMIFIENPDLRKQFVEAQERNFQNEINIFGYVGTEAAYQNGDTWLEELLVYLKENIDTVSEFLKTELPEVKMMRPEGTYLIWLDFSALGLTDAKLQNQLVHKGKVVLNPGITFGPNGTQHMRLNVACPKETLLEGLRRIKHSFE; this is encoded by the coding sequence ATGGTAGAATTTGATACAGTCTATAACCGCCTCAATACAAATTGTATTAAGTGGGATTCGATTGAAGACACTTATGGAGAAACCGACTTGTTACCTTTATGGATAGCTGATATGGACTTCAAAGCAAACCCACCTGTGTTAGACGCACTAAAGAAAACAGCAGAGCAAGGCCTCCTAGGCTACTCACCAGCCCCTGATTCTCTGTATGAAGCAATTCAGGCGTGGCAAAAACGCCGTCATGATTATGCAGTCAGCAAAGAAGCAATTCTTTTTAACAGCGGAGTTGTGCCGAGTCTTTCAATAGCAATCCAAGCTTACACCAAACCAGGTGATGCTGTCTTAATCCATGATCCAGTTTATCCTCCTTTTGCTAAAGTTGTCGAGCAAAATAATCGAAAACTAGTCCGCAGTTCATTGCTGATTGAACAAGGACACTTTGTTATAAATCTAGAAGAGCTGGAAAAACAAATCATTGCCGAAGATGTTCGATTGTTTATTTTATGTAATCCTCACAACCCAGGCGGGCGTGTTTGGACGAAAAGTGAGCTAGAAGCTTTTGGTAAGTTATGTGCAAAATATGATGTGCTTGTTATTAGTGACGAAATTCATCAGGATTTGATTTTTGCGCCTCATGTATTCACAACGTTTACAAATGTTCACCCAACATTTAAAGATTTCTCTATTACGTTGACTGCTGCAACAAAAACATTCAACTTAGCCGGTATTAAAAACTCAATGATTTTCATTGAAAATCCTGATTTGCGGAAACAGTTCGTTGAAGCGCAGGAACGTAATTTTCAGAATGAAATCAACATTTTCGGTTATGTAGGAACAGAAGCTGCTTATCAGAATGGCGATACTTGGTTGGAGGAATTGCTCGTTTATCTAAAAGAAAATATCGATACCGTTAGCGAGTTCTTAAAAACTGAACTTCCCGAAGTCAAAATGATGCGTCCAGAAGGTACTTACTTGATTTGGTTAGATTTTTCTGCTTTGGGTTTGACGGATGCAAAACTGCAAAACCAACTCGTTCATAAAGGAAAAGTTGTACTGAATCCCGGAATCACCTTTGGCCCCAATGGTACACAACATATGCGCTTAAATGTTGCTTGTCCAAAAGAGACACTCTTAGAGGGTTTACGTAGAATCAAGCACTCTTTTGAATAA
- a CDS encoding peptidylprolyl isomerase, with translation MSEFPQLDLANVKGPKAVIKTNRGDITVQLFPEQAPKTVENFVQLAKKGYYDGVIFHRVIPDFMIQGGDPTGTGMGGESIYGEKFEDEFSKDVFNLRGALSMANAGPNTNGSQFFIVNNQNVPANMMGQLEGAGFPTEVIEAYKKGGTPWLDFRHTVFGHVVEGMDVVDEIGGVQKDAQDRPTFDVVIDKVEISE, from the coding sequence ATGTCAGAATTTCCACAATTAGATTTAGCAAATGTAAAAGGCCCTAAAGCTGTGATAAAAACCAACCGCGGAGATATTACTGTTCAACTTTTCCCAGAACAGGCACCTAAAACAGTTGAAAACTTTGTTCAACTAGCGAAAAAAGGCTATTACGATGGAGTGATTTTTCACCGTGTTATCCCTGATTTCATGATTCAAGGCGGCGATCCTACTGGAACAGGTATGGGCGGCGAAAGTATTTATGGTGAAAAATTTGAAGATGAGTTTTCTAAAGATGTATTCAATTTACGCGGTGCGCTATCAATGGCAAATGCTGGACCGAACACTAATGGCAGTCAATTCTTCATCGTAAACAATCAAAATGTTCCAGCAAACATGATGGGACAATTAGAAGGTGCCGGATTCCCTACAGAAGTGATCGAAGCTTATAAAAAAGGCGGAACACCATGGTTAGATTTCCGTCATACAGTTTTTGGTCATGTAGTAGAAGGCATGGATGTTGTAGATGAAATCGGCGGCGTGCAAAAAGACGCTCAAGATCGACCAACATTTGATGTAGTGATCGATAAAGTAGAGATCAGCGAATAA
- a CDS encoding ferredoxin--NADP(+) reductase (catalyzes the oxidation of ferredoxin with NADP), translating to MSDSKNIYDLTIVGAGPVGLFAAFYAGIRKAKTKIIDSLPQLGGQLSTLYPEKYIYDVPGFPAIKASELIENLERQIAPFAHDTCLEEEVKNLVQEDGYLRIETSKGVHYSKAVIFAIGNGSFQPRRLTIDGAAELEGDHVHYYVTDMNKFSGKKVAIAGGGDSAIDWALMLEPIAEKVSIIHRRPEFRGHEHSVDNLKNSEVAIYTPYVIDQLLVEDHSFKGIQLKETKADNFEKLDLDSLIINYGFTSSLSHLKEWGLDVSRNAIEVNSDMSTNIPGVYAVGDICNYDGKVKLIATGFGEAPTAVNNALHFIKPDTRTQPMHSTSLFEGKEAKML from the coding sequence ATGTCTGATTCAAAAAACATATATGATCTAACAATCGTCGGTGCAGGTCCTGTCGGCCTTTTTGCTGCTTTTTATGCAGGAATCCGTAAAGCAAAAACTAAAATTATTGATAGTTTACCTCAGCTCGGCGGCCAACTATCCACACTTTACCCTGAAAAATATATTTATGACGTCCCAGGTTTTCCAGCTATCAAGGCCAGTGAGCTGATCGAAAATCTAGAAAGGCAGATTGCTCCTTTTGCGCATGATACTTGTTTAGAAGAAGAAGTGAAAAATTTAGTTCAAGAAGATGGTTACTTGCGGATCGAAACGTCAAAGGGTGTTCATTATTCCAAAGCAGTTATTTTTGCTATTGGAAACGGCTCGTTTCAACCTAGACGCTTAACTATTGATGGTGCAGCCGAGCTTGAAGGGGATCATGTCCATTACTACGTAACGGATATGAATAAATTTTCTGGTAAAAAAGTGGCCATAGCAGGTGGCGGTGATTCTGCTATCGATTGGGCCTTAATGTTAGAGCCTATTGCAGAAAAAGTTTCGATTATTCATCGTCGACCTGAATTTCGTGGACATGAGCATAGTGTAGATAACTTAAAAAACTCAGAAGTCGCTATCTATACACCATATGTCATCGATCAGCTATTAGTCGAGGATCATTCATTCAAAGGAATTCAATTAAAAGAAACAAAAGCGGATAATTTTGAAAAACTGGATCTAGATTCTTTGATCATTAACTATGGTTTTACTTCCTCTTTAAGCCATTTAAAGGAATGGGGCTTGGATGTTAGCCGAAATGCGATCGAAGTAAACTCAGATATGTCGACAAATATTCCAGGTGTTTATGCTGTTGGTGATATTTGCAACTATGATGGAAAAGTAAAACTGATTGCAACTGGCTTTGGTGAAGCGCCGACTGCTGTGAACAATGCCTTGCATTTTATTAAACCTGATACTAGAACTCAGCCGATGCATAGTACTAGTTTATTTGAAGGAAAAGAAGCTAAGATGCTTTAA
- a CDS encoding ferrous iron transporter B, translating into MKEQHIALTGNPNSGKTTAFNALTGANQYVGNWPGVTVERKEGKLKKNKELTIQDLPGIYSLSPYTPEEVVARDYLLSGSPDIIVNIVDATNLERNLYLTTQLMETGIPVVVGLNMMDILEKTGRKINIEKLSYGLGVEVVGISALKNRGLDDLMKKAVKTTEVFPPEFNYPTYDNRLEAALNEITDVLGNSVLEKQARWYSIKLFERDARVQDELELSTIQQKEIEDIIKITEKIFDDDSESIVINERYEFITRLTALCAIEKNEITFSTSDKIDRIVTNRWLALPIFALIMWFVYYLAIQTVGTMGTDWINDELFGNLVPNTIEGLLTSWQVAPWMQSLILDGIIAGVGAVLGFLPQLAVLFLCLGFLEDCGYMSRIAFVMDRLFRKFGLSGKSFIPMLIATGCGVPGVMASRTIENEKDRKMTIMVTTFMPCSAKLPIIALIAGAFFPKSSWVSPSAYFIGIAAIVLSGIALKKTRSFSGDPAPFIMELPAYHMPQLRGVLRHAYDRSKSFVKKAGTIIFVMSIVIWFTSTYTFTLQEAAEDQSILANLGKVVAPLFAPLGWGTWQGAVATITGLVAKENVIGTFGILFGHLGEVSEDGVEVWSALQGAFTPIAAYSFLVFNLLCAPCFAAIGAIRREMGDWKWTWGAIGYQCGLAYVVSFIIYQFGHVIFENGQVGVGVFAAALLVVIMGYYLVRKPKTEAETVVTMATLERG; encoded by the coding sequence ATGAAAGAACAGCATATTGCGTTAACGGGAAATCCAAATAGCGGAAAGACGACAGCCTTTAATGCACTGACCGGTGCGAATCAATATGTAGGGAATTGGCCAGGCGTAACAGTGGAGCGAAAAGAAGGCAAGCTGAAAAAAAATAAAGAACTGACGATCCAAGATCTACCAGGGATTTACTCACTTTCACCTTATACCCCAGAAGAAGTTGTTGCCAGAGACTATTTACTCAGTGGTAGCCCAGATATCATTGTCAACATTGTAGATGCAACGAACTTGGAGCGAAATCTATATCTGACGACGCAATTGATGGAAACAGGAATTCCAGTGGTGGTCGGATTAAATATGATGGATATCTTAGAGAAGACTGGTAGAAAAATCAATATTGAAAAACTTTCCTATGGTTTAGGTGTAGAGGTAGTCGGTATAAGCGCCTTAAAAAATCGTGGGCTAGATGACTTGATGAAAAAAGCAGTTAAAACCACTGAAGTCTTTCCACCTGAGTTTAACTATCCAACGTATGACAATCGTCTAGAAGCAGCACTAAATGAAATTACGGATGTTTTAGGGAATAGTGTGTTAGAAAAGCAAGCCCGTTGGTATAGCATTAAATTGTTTGAAAGAGACGCTAGAGTCCAGGATGAACTGGAATTGAGTACAATTCAGCAAAAGGAAATAGAAGACATTATTAAAATTACTGAAAAAATCTTTGATGATGATAGTGAATCGATCGTAATCAATGAGCGATATGAATTTATCACTCGTTTAACGGCTCTTTGTGCGATTGAAAAAAATGAGATCACGTTCAGCACAAGTGATAAAATTGATCGAATCGTAACGAACCGTTGGTTGGCTTTGCCGATCTTCGCATTGATCATGTGGTTTGTTTATTATTTAGCGATTCAAACTGTGGGTACGATGGGCACTGATTGGATCAATGACGAATTATTCGGAAACCTTGTACCAAATACTATCGAAGGATTATTAACCAGTTGGCAAGTAGCACCGTGGATGCAAAGCTTGATTCTGGATGGTATTATCGCTGGAGTTGGCGCTGTTTTGGGATTTTTACCTCAATTAGCTGTCCTGTTTTTATGTTTAGGGTTCTTGGAAGATTGTGGTTATATGTCGCGGATCGCCTTTGTAATGGATCGTTTGTTTAGAAAGTTTGGGCTATCAGGTAAATCGTTTATTCCAATGTTGATTGCGACAGGTTGTGGAGTCCCAGGAGTTATGGCAAGTCGGACGATTGAAAATGAAAAAGATCGTAAAATGACGATTATGGTCACGACTTTTATGCCTTGTTCTGCGAAATTGCCGATTATCGCATTGATTGCGGGTGCCTTTTTTCCAAAAAGTAGTTGGGTTTCTCCCTCGGCTTATTTTATCGGGATTGCGGCCATTGTATTATCAGGCATCGCATTGAAGAAAACTCGTTCATTTTCAGGAGATCCAGCACCGTTTATTATGGAATTGCCGGCTTACCATATGCCGCAATTGCGTGGGGTTCTTCGTCACGCTTATGACCGCAGCAAATCATTTGTTAAAAAAGCCGGAACGATTATTTTTGTAATGAGTATTGTTATTTGGTTTACTTCTACTTATACCTTTACACTGCAAGAAGCCGCTGAAGATCAAAGTATCTTAGCGAACTTAGGCAAAGTTGTTGCACCATTATTTGCTCCTCTTGGCTGGGGGACTTGGCAAGGTGCTGTTGCAACGATTACAGGATTAGTTGCCAAGGAAAATGTGATTGGGACTTTCGGTATTTTATTTGGTCATTTAGGGGAAGTATCTGAAGATGGTGTGGAAGTGTGGTCTGCGTTGCAAGGTGCGTTTACTCCTATTGCAGCATATTCATTCTTAGTTTTCAATTTATTGTGTGCGCCGTGCTTTGCAGCAATTGGCGCGATTCGCAGAGAAATGGGCGATTGGAAATGGACCTGGGGAGCGATTGGTTATCAATGTGGTTTAGCATATGTAGTAAGTTTCATTATTTATCAATTTGGACACGTTATCTTTGAAAACGGTCAAGTAGGTGTCGGTGTGTTTGCTGCAGCTCTACTAGTTGTTATTATGGGTTATTATTTAGTTAGAAAGCCAAAAACAGAAGCAGAAACAGTTGTTACGATGGCAACGTTAGAAAGAGGGTAA
- a CDS encoding ferrous iron transporter A: protein MLTLAQATLNKVYAIEEIQAEGFAKKHLNNLGLVPGGKVVLVNYSGDNGIVLLHNSRIAINQSVLKQITIVEKSLSEESWQSLDQLTVGEKARVIGIHGQGAVKRRLMDMGLTKGVELLVRKMAPLGDPIEINLRGYELTLRKNEAELVLVQKEG, encoded by the coding sequence ATGTTAACACTGGCACAGGCAACATTAAATAAGGTTTATGCGATTGAAGAAATCCAAGCAGAAGGCTTTGCGAAGAAACACTTGAACAATCTTGGTCTTGTGCCAGGTGGGAAGGTTGTCTTGGTGAATTATTCAGGTGACAACGGCATTGTTCTTTTGCACAATAGCCGAATTGCAATCAATCAATCTGTGTTAAAACAAATTACAATAGTAGAAAAAAGTTTAAGTGAAGAAAGTTGGCAGTCTTTAGATCAATTAACAGTAGGGGAAAAAGCGAGAGTTATTGGGATTCATGGACAAGGTGCGGTCAAAAGGCGTTTGATGGATATGGGGCTGACAAAAGGGGTAGAGCTTCTTGTTCGGAAAATGGCGCCTCTAGGTGATCCAATTGAAATCAACCTTCGTGGCTACGAATTGACATTGAGAAAAAATGAAGCAGAACTGGTTTTAGTACAGAAAGAGGGATAA
- a CDS encoding NrdH-redoxin — MNVKIFSKNNCIQCKMAKRFLSENNIAFEEVNIDIQPDAIDWLKEQGFQSVPVITSDATTVVGFRPDQLKQLAS; from the coding sequence ATGAACGTAAAAATCTTTTCTAAAAATAATTGTATCCAATGTAAAATGGCAAAACGCTTTTTGAGCGAGAATAATATAGCATTTGAAGAAGTAAATATCGATATCCAACCAGACGCAATCGACTGGTTAAAAGAACAAGGATTCCAAAGTGTTCCGGTTATCACTTCTGATGCTACAACTGTTGTAGGATTCCGTCCTGATCAATTAAAACAATTGGCTAGCTAA
- a CDS encoding ribonucleotide reductase stimulatory protein: MKIVYFSVTGQTRRFIKKLDLAAYEIEPANPFFEINEPFVLVVPTYDKEITEVVNDFLDYKNNQEYLQGVAGGGNLNFAELYVYTAKDIARDYNVPMLFSFEFSGTNEDVESFKKVVNELESKRN; this comes from the coding sequence ATGAAAATTGTTTATTTTTCAGTCACCGGACAAACCAGACGCTTCATTAAAAAATTGGATTTAGCAGCTTACGAAATTGAGCCTGCGAATCCTTTTTTTGAGATAAATGAGCCTTTTGTCCTAGTCGTTCCTACTTATGACAAAGAAATCACTGAAGTAGTGAATGATTTTCTTGATTACAAAAACAATCAAGAATACTTGCAGGGCGTTGCTGGAGGCGGAAACCTCAATTTCGCAGAATTATATGTATATACAGCCAAAGACATAGCACGTGATTACAACGTTCCAATGCTTTTTTCTTTTGAATTTAGCGGCACGAACGAAGACGTGGAATCCTTTAAGAAAGTAGTGAATGAACTTGAGTCTAAAAGAAATTAA